A single region of the Streptomyces sp. NBC_00425 genome encodes:
- a CDS encoding M4 family metallopeptidase has protein sequence MTSLYARHKRTTLAIATAVAAGALVTTGLTTGSAAAQTSADSGARAALQGAPVQLSSAARTTLIQQQQSDASATAKSIGLGAQEKLVVKDVVKDVDGTVHTRYERTYAGLPVLGGDLVVHESASGTAKGVTKANAATIKVATLTPKVAVAKAETQALTAAKAAGSESTSADQAPRKVIWAAGGTPVLAFETVVGGLQDDGTPSELHVITDAATGKKLYEYQGIETGTGKSLYSGTVTLGTTKSGTTYNLTDGTRGGHKTYNKSHGTSSSAGTLFTDADDTWGTGAASSSTTDQTAAVDAAYGAQVTWDFYKSTFGRSGIKNNGVAAYSRVHYGNAYVNAFWDDSCFCMTYGDGDGNTHPLTSLDVAGHEMSHGVTSNTAGLNYSGESGGLNEATSDIFGTGVEFYANNANDKGDYLIGEKIDINGDGTPLRYMDKPSKDGGSADSWSSSVGSKDVHYSSGVANHFFYLLSEGSGSKTINGVSYNSPTSNGSTVTGIGRDKALQIWYKALTTYFTSTTNYKAARTGTLSAASALYGSTSTEYKAVAAAWSAVNVS, from the coding sequence GTGACCTCCCTCTACGCGCGTCACAAGCGCACCACTCTGGCCATCGCCACCGCTGTCGCGGCCGGAGCCCTGGTCACCACCGGCCTGACCACCGGTAGCGCCGCCGCCCAGACCTCGGCGGACTCCGGCGCACGGGCAGCCCTGCAGGGCGCCCCGGTCCAGCTGTCCTCCGCAGCCCGCACCACGCTGATCCAGCAGCAGCAGTCCGACGCGTCCGCGACCGCCAAGTCCATAGGCCTCGGCGCCCAGGAGAAGCTGGTCGTCAAGGACGTCGTCAAGGACGTCGACGGCACCGTCCACACCCGCTACGAGCGCACCTACGCGGGCCTGCCGGTCCTCGGCGGCGACCTGGTCGTGCACGAGTCCGCGAGCGGCACCGCCAAGGGCGTCACCAAGGCCAACGCGGCGACCATCAAGGTGGCCACGCTGACCCCCAAGGTCGCCGTCGCCAAGGCCGAGACGCAGGCCCTGACCGCCGCCAAGGCAGCGGGCTCCGAGTCCACCTCGGCCGACCAGGCCCCCCGCAAGGTGATCTGGGCCGCGGGCGGCACCCCGGTCCTCGCCTTCGAGACGGTCGTCGGCGGGCTGCAGGACGACGGCACCCCGAGCGAGCTGCACGTCATCACCGACGCGGCCACCGGCAAGAAGCTCTACGAGTACCAGGGCATCGAGACCGGCACCGGCAAGAGCCTCTACTCGGGCACCGTCACGCTCGGCACGACCAAGTCGGGCACGACGTACAACCTGACGGACGGCACCCGCGGCGGCCACAAGACGTACAACAAGTCACACGGCACGTCCTCGTCGGCGGGCACCCTGTTCACCGACGCGGACGACACGTGGGGCACCGGCGCGGCCTCCAGCTCCACCACGGACCAGACCGCCGCCGTGGACGCCGCCTACGGCGCTCAGGTCACCTGGGACTTCTACAAGTCCACGTTCGGCCGCAGCGGCATCAAGAACAACGGCGTCGCCGCCTACTCCCGCGTCCACTACGGCAACGCGTACGTCAACGCGTTCTGGGACGACAGCTGCTTCTGCATGACCTACGGCGACGGCGACGGCAACACCCACCCGCTGACCTCGCTGGACGTGGCCGGCCACGAGATGAGCCACGGCGTCACCTCGAACACGGCCGGACTGAACTACTCCGGCGAGTCCGGCGGCCTCAACGAGGCCACCTCGGACATCTTCGGCACCGGCGTCGAGTTCTACGCCAACAACGCCAATGACAAGGGCGACTACCTCATCGGCGAGAAGATCGACATCAACGGCGACGGCACCCCGCTGCGCTACATGGACAAGCCCAGCAAGGACGGCGGCTCGGCGGACTCCTGGTCCTCCTCCGTCGGCAGCAAGGACGTCCACTACTCGTCCGGCGTCGCGAACCACTTCTTCTACCTCCTGAGCGAGGGCAGTGGTTCGAAGACGATCAACGGCGTGTCCTACAACTCGCCGACGTCCAACGGCTCCACGGTCACCGGCATCGGCCGCGACAAGGCGCTGCAGATCTGGTACAAGGCGCTGACGACGTACTTCACGTCGACGACGAACTACAAGGCGGCCCGCACCGGCACCCTGTCGGCGGCCTCCGCCCTGTACGGCTCGACCAGCACCGAGTACAAGGCGGTCGCGGCTGCCTGGTCGGCCGTCAACGTCAGCTGA
- a CDS encoding DUF1990 domain-containing protein encodes MSSKDFTYDDVGATRDRPGSCPAGFHPLHVRARLGEGHDVFRRAADAVMTWEMHRALGVGIDATADRAAPDVDVTVTLAGVVKAPCRVVWTVDEPRRAGWAYGTLPGHPERGEESFVVDRTGDGTVWLTVTAFSRPAKWYTIAAGPATRGLQQAYARRCGKVLRELSGGGDDA; translated from the coding sequence ATGTCTTCGAAGGACTTCACGTACGACGACGTCGGCGCCACGCGCGACCGCCCCGGCTCCTGCCCCGCCGGCTTCCACCCGCTCCACGTCCGCGCACGCCTCGGCGAGGGCCACGACGTCTTCCGGCGCGCGGCGGACGCCGTCATGACGTGGGAGATGCACCGCGCCCTGGGCGTCGGCATCGACGCCACGGCAGACCGCGCGGCCCCCGACGTCGACGTCACCGTCACCCTGGCCGGCGTCGTCAAGGCTCCCTGCCGCGTGGTCTGGACGGTGGACGAACCCCGGCGCGCCGGCTGGGCCTACGGCACCCTGCCCGGCCACCCCGAACGCGGCGAGGAGTCCTTCGTCGTCGACCGCACGGGAGACGGCACGGTCTGGCTGACGGTGACAGCATTCAGCCGCCCCGCGAAGTGGTACACCATTGCCGCCGGCCCGGCGACCAGAGGCCTTCAACAGGCCTACGCCCGCCGCTGCGGCAAGGTCTTGCGCGAGCTGTCCGGGGGCGGGGACGACGCGTAG
- a CDS encoding vWA domain-containing protein, producing the protein MDKLLAARLYAARARPYLATALFALNVVESRRVPTMGVDRYWRCYVSPGFVDRMPVEDLAGVWVHEVSHLLRDHHGRSDRLARERGLTGPGERLRMNIAADCEINDDAYGDGLVEPAGAVTPASLGLHPGELMEDYLRQFRLGPRTQRLSWLDCGSGADGREREWELGPDGADGLSEQQRDAVRFRVAQGIKGRPGSAPKQWKRWAEEAFHPPQPWRELLGAAVRSAASGPGAGEDYSYGRPARRSACLPGVVLPSLRRRPPRVCVVIDTSGSVSDAELGSALLEVAAISRAVGGRRDLVSVMPCDASAGTVHTLCRAEGIPLVGGGGTDLRTGFAKALRTSPRPDAIVVLTDGQTPWPETRPSCRTVIGLFPRGRTGYDETNPDYVPDTPPAWARVVEIGTMGGTPWVA; encoded by the coding sequence ATGGACAAGCTGCTCGCGGCCCGGCTGTACGCCGCCCGGGCCCGTCCCTACCTGGCGACGGCACTGTTCGCCCTGAACGTCGTGGAGTCACGGCGGGTGCCGACGATGGGCGTGGACCGGTACTGGCGGTGCTACGTCTCACCGGGGTTCGTCGACCGGATGCCGGTCGAGGATCTGGCGGGTGTGTGGGTGCACGAGGTGTCGCACCTGCTGCGCGACCATCACGGCCGCAGCGACCGGCTCGCGAGGGAACGCGGCCTGACCGGGCCGGGGGAGCGGCTGCGGATGAACATCGCCGCGGACTGCGAGATCAACGACGACGCGTACGGCGACGGGCTCGTCGAACCCGCCGGGGCCGTGACACCGGCCTCGCTGGGACTGCACCCGGGCGAGCTCATGGAGGACTACCTGCGGCAGTTCCGGCTCGGGCCGCGCACGCAGCGCCTGTCCTGGCTGGACTGCGGCAGCGGCGCGGACGGGCGGGAACGGGAGTGGGAACTGGGCCCCGACGGCGCGGACGGCCTCAGCGAGCAGCAACGCGACGCCGTCCGGTTCCGGGTGGCGCAGGGCATCAAGGGGAGGCCGGGGTCGGCGCCGAAACAGTGGAAGCGGTGGGCGGAGGAGGCCTTCCACCCGCCGCAGCCCTGGCGGGAACTGCTCGGCGCTGCGGTCCGCTCGGCGGCCTCCGGTCCGGGCGCGGGGGAGGACTACAGCTACGGCCGTCCCGCGCGCCGCTCGGCCTGCCTGCCCGGCGTCGTCCTGCCGAGCCTGCGACGCCGGCCGCCCCGGGTATGCGTCGTCATCGACACGTCCGGTTCGGTCAGCGACGCCGAACTGGGCAGCGCGCTCCTCGAGGTCGCGGCCATCTCCCGTGCCGTGGGCGGCCGCCGTGACCTGGTCTCCGTGATGCCGTGCGACGCGTCGGCCGGCACGGTGCACACCCTGTGCCGCGCCGAGGGCATCCCCCTGGTGGGCGGCGGCGGCACCGACCTGCGCACCGGCTTCGCCAAGGCCCTGCGGACCAGCCCCCGCCCCGACGCGATCGTCGTCCTCACCGACGGTCAGACCCCCTGGCCCGAAACCCGCCCGTCCTGCCGCACGGTGATCGGCCTGTTCCCCCGCGGCCGCACCGGCTACGACGAGACGAACCCCGACTACGTCCCCGACACCCCGCCCGCCTGGGCCCGGGTGGTGGAGATCGGGACGATGGGAGGCACGCCCTGGGTCGCATGA
- a CDS encoding AAA family ATPase: MPACAPLALVDAAADAPSPPDSAPPSDVLTPPDAPAARLDVAADLLALLRDVTTEPRPDTQLEALTLAVAADLPVLLWGEPGIGKTAALTQLAAALDLPLTTVIASVHEPSDFSGLPVLGDDPETQGVPMAPPDWAVRLVRAGRGLLFLDELSTAPPAVQAALLRLVLERRIGALRLPPGVRIVAAANPRSSAADGWELSPPLANRFVHLQWTHDHEVVVRGLGGTWPRATLPRLDPAKLPEAVDLARRAVCGLLAARPTLVHRLPSGETRRGGAWPSPRSWEMALSLIAFATAAGSSRDVLSLLVRGAVGDGPGLELLAGLDRMDLPDPEHLLADPAGAELPQRGDLRQAALDAVVAAVRSRPDRSRWDAAWALLVRAVETGAPDLVVVPATTLAALRQDDWDVPASIEGLGGAVALSRRADRAAARTKARHADTTKATR, translated from the coding sequence ATGCCCGCATGCGCCCCGCTCGCCCTCGTCGACGCCGCCGCCGACGCCCCGTCCCCACCGGACAGCGCCCCGCCGTCGGACGTCCTGACCCCGCCCGACGCCCCGGCCGCCCGACTCGACGTCGCCGCGGACCTCCTGGCCCTGCTGCGCGACGTCACCACCGAACCGCGCCCCGACACCCAGCTGGAGGCCCTGACCCTGGCCGTGGCGGCCGACCTGCCCGTGCTGCTGTGGGGCGAGCCGGGCATCGGCAAGACCGCCGCGCTGACCCAGCTGGCCGCCGCTCTCGACCTTCCGCTGACCACCGTGATCGCCAGCGTGCACGAGCCGTCCGACTTCTCGGGGCTGCCGGTCCTCGGCGACGACCCCGAGACGCAGGGCGTTCCGATGGCCCCGCCGGACTGGGCGGTACGACTGGTGCGGGCCGGCCGCGGACTGCTGTTCCTCGACGAACTGTCCACCGCGCCGCCCGCCGTGCAGGCCGCGCTGCTGCGGCTGGTGCTCGAGCGGCGGATCGGCGCCCTGCGGCTGCCGCCCGGCGTGCGGATCGTCGCCGCAGCCAACCCCCGGTCCTCGGCGGCCGACGGCTGGGAGCTGAGCCCGCCGCTGGCCAACCGGTTCGTCCATCTGCAGTGGACCCACGACCACGAGGTCGTCGTCCGCGGCCTCGGCGGGACCTGGCCCCGGGCGACCCTGCCGCGGCTCGACCCGGCGAAGCTGCCCGAGGCCGTCGACCTCGCGCGCCGCGCGGTGTGCGGCCTGCTGGCCGCCCGCCCCACGCTCGTCCACCGGCTGCCCAGCGGCGAGACCCGCCGCGGCGGCGCATGGCCGTCGCCGCGCAGCTGGGAGATGGCCCTGAGCCTGATCGCCTTCGCCACGGCGGCGGGCTCCTCCCGGGATGTGCTCTCGCTGCTGGTGCGGGGCGCGGTCGGCGACGGGCCGGGGCTCGAACTGCTCGCCGGCCTGGACCGGATGGACCTGCCGGACCCCGAGCACCTGCTCGCCGATCCGGCCGGCGCCGAGCTGCCCCAGCGGGGGGATCTGCGCCAGGCGGCGCTGGACGCGGTGGTGGCGGCGGTCCGGTCCCGCCCGGACCGGTCCCGCTGGGACGCGGCGTGGGCGCTGCTGGTGCGGGCGGTCGAGACCGGGGCCCCCGACCTGGTGGTGGTCCCGGCGACCACCCTCGCCGCGCTGCGCCAGGACGACTGGGACGTCCCCGCGTCCATCGAGGGCCTCGGCGGCGCGGTGGCCCTGTCCCGGCGCGCGGACCGGGCGGCGGCCCGCACGAAGGCACGTCACGCCGACACGACGAAGGCGACCCGATGA